From a region of the Buteo buteo chromosome 7, bButBut1.hap1.1, whole genome shotgun sequence genome:
- the PRPF8 gene encoding pre-mRNA-processing-splicing factor 8, producing the protein MAAVFPYRGGCAPVPSPLAPLPDYMSEEKLQEKARKWQQLQAKRYAEKRKFGFVDAQKEDMPPEHVRKIIRDHGDMTNRKFRHDKRVYLGALKYMPHAVLKLLENMPMPWEQIRDVPVLYHITGAISFVNEIPWVIEPVYIAQWGSMWIMMRREKRDRRHFKRMRFPPFDDEEPPLDYADNILDVEPLEAIQLELDPEEDAPVLDWFYDHQPLKDNRKYVNGSTYQRWQFTLPMMSTLYRLANQLLTDLVDDNYFYLFDLKAFFTSKALNMAIPGGPKFEPLVRDINLQDEDWNEFNDINKIIIRQPIRTEYKIAFPYLYNNLPHHVHLTWYHTPNVVFIKTEDPDLPAFYFDPLINPISHRHSVKSQEPLPDDDEEFELPEFVEPFLKDTPLYTDNTANGIALLWAPRPFNLRSGRTRRALDIPLVKNWYREHCPAGQPVKVRVSYQKLLKYYVLNALKHRPPKAQKKRYLFRSFKATKFFQSTKLDWVEVGLQVCRQGYNMLNLLIHRKNLNYLHLDYNFNLKPVKTLTTKERKKSRFGNAFHLCREVLRLTKLVVDSHVQYRLGNVDAFQLADGLQYIFAHVGQLTGMYRYKYKLMRQIRMCKDLKHLIYYRFNTGPVGKGPGCGFWAPGWRVWLFFMRGITPLLERWLGNLLARQFEGRHSKGVAKTVTKQRVESHFDLELRAAVMHDILDMMPEGIKQNKARTILQHLSEAWRCWKANIPWKVPGLPTPIENMILRYVKAKADWWTNTAHYNRERIRRGATVDKTVCKKNLGRLTRLYLKAEQERQHNYLKDGPYITAEEAVAVYTTTVHWLESRRFSPIPFPPLSYKHDTKLLILALERLKEAYSVKSRLNQSQREELGLIEQAYDNPHEALSRIKRHLLTQRAFKEVGIEFMDLYSHLVPVYDVEPLEKITDAYLDQYLWYEADKRRLFPPWIKPADTEPPPLLVYKWCQGINNLQDVWETSEGECNVMLESRFEKMYEKIDLTLLNRLLRLIVDHNIADYMTAKNNVVINYKDMNHTNSYGIIRGLQFASFIVQYYGLVMDLLVLGLHRASEMAGPPQMPNDFLSFQDIATEVAHPIRLFCRYIDRIHIFFRFTADEARDLIQRYLTEHPDPNNENIVGYNNKKCWPRDARMRLMKHDVNLGRAVFWDIKNRLPRSVTTVQWENSFVSVYSKDNPNLLFNMCGFECRILPKCRTSYEEFTHKDGVWNLQNEVTKERTAQCFLRVDDESMQRFHNRVRQILMASGSTTFTKIVNKWNTALIGLMTYFREAVVNTQELLDLLVKCENKIQTRIKIGLNSKMPSRFPPVVFYTPKELGGLGMLSMGHVLIPQSDLRWSKQTDVGITHFRSGMSHEEDQLIPNLYRYIQPWESEFIDSQRVWAEYALKRQEAIAQNRRLTLEDLEDSWDRGIPRINTLFQKDRHTLAYDKGWRVRTDFKQYQVLKQNPFWWTHQRHDGKLWNLNNYRTDMIQALGGVEGILEHTLFKGTYFPTWEGLFWEKASGFEESMKWKKLTNAQRSGLNQIPNRRFTLWWSPTINRANVYVGFQVQLDLTGIFMHGKIPTLKISLIQIFRAHLWQKIHESIVMDLCQVFDQELDALEIETVQKETIHPRKSYKMNSSCADILLFASYKWNVSRPSLLADSKDVMDSTTTQKYWIDIQLRWGDYDSHDIERYARAKFLDYTTDNMSIYPSPTGVLIAIDLAYNLHSAYGNWFPGSKPLIQQAMAKIMKANPALYVLRERIRKGLQLYSSEPTEPYLSSQNYGELFSNQIIWFVDDTNVYRVTIHKTFEGNLTTKPINGAIFIFNPRTGQLFLKIIHTSVWAGQKRLGQLAKWKTAEEVAALIRSLPVEEQPKQIIVTRKGMLDPLEVHLLDFPNIVIKGSELQLPFQACLKVEKFGDLILKATEPQMVLFNLYDDWLKTISSYTAFSRLILILRALHVNNDRAKVILKPDKTTITEPHHIWPTLTDEEWIKVEVQLKDLILADYGKKNNVNVASLTQSEIRDIILGMEISAPSQQRQQIAEIEKQTKEQSQLTATQTRTVNKHGDEIITSTTSNYETQTFSSKTEWRVRAISAANLHLRTNHIYVSSDDIKETGYTYILPKNVLKKFICISDLRAQIAGYLYGVSPPDNPQVKEIRCIVMVPQWGTHQTVHLPGQLPQHEYLKEMEPLGWIHTQPNESPQLSPQDVTTHAKVMADNPSWDGEKTIIITCSFTPGSCTLTAYKLTPSGYEWGRQNTDKGNNPKGYLPSHYERVQMLLSDRFLGFFMVPAQGSWNYNFMGVRHDPNMKYELQLANPKEFYHEVHRPSHFLNFALLQEGEVYSADREDLYA; encoded by the exons ATGGCCGCCGTCTTCCCGTACCGCGGCGGCTGCGCCCCGGTGCCCAGCCCGCTGGCGCCGCTGCCCGACTACATGTCTGAGGAGAAGCTGCAGGAGAAAG cccgcaagtggcagcagctgcaggccaAGCGCTATGCGGAGAAGAGAAAATTCGGCTTCGTGGACGCGCAGAAGGAGGACATGCCCCCCGAGCACGTCCGGAAGATCATCCGCGACCACGGCGACATGACCAACAGGAAATTCCGTCACGACAAGCGCGTATACCTGGG TGCTCTGAAGTACATGCCTCATGCTGTTCTGAAGCTCTTGGAGAACATGCCCATGCCCTGGGAGCAAATCAGAGATGTTCCAGTCTTGTACCATATCACAGGCGCCATCTCTTTTGTGAATGAGATTCCCTGGGTCATAGAGCCAGTGTACATTGCTCAGTGGGG GTCGATGTGGATTATGATGAGGCGAGAGAAGAGGGATAGGCGTCACTTCAAGAGGATGAGATTCCCCCCGTTTGATGATGAAGAACCTCCCCTGGATTATGCTGATAACATCCTGGATGTGGAGCCCCTGGAAGCGATTCAGCTTGAGCTGGACCCAGAGGAGGATGCTCCTGTGCTGGACTGGTTCTATGACCACCAGCCGCTGAAAGACAATAGGAA GTATGTAAACGGTTCAACGTACCAGCGTTGGCAGTTCACTCTCCCGATGATGTCCACGCTGTACCGGCTGGCTAATCAGCTGCTCACTGACCTTGTGGATGATAActatttctatttgtttgaccTGAAAGCATTCTTTACCTCCAAGGCGCTGAACATGGCTATTCCTGGAGGTCCCAAGTTCGAGCCTCTTGTTAGAGACATCAATCTTCA GGATGAAGACTGGAATGAATTTAATGACATCAACAAAATTATCATCAGGCAGCCGATCAGGACAGAGTACAAAATCGCTTTTCCGTACCTGTACAATAACCTGCCACACCATGTCCACCTGACCTG GTATCATACTCCAAACGTCgttttcattaaaacagaagATCCCGATCTTCCAGCTTTTTACTTCGATCCACTGATCAACCCCATTTCACACAGACATTCTGTCAAG AGTCAGGAACCGTTGCCTGATGATGATGAAGAGTTTGAGTTGCCAGAGTTTGTGGAACCTTTCCTGAAGGATACCCCCCTCTACACAGATAACACAGCCAACGGCATTGCCCTGCTGTGGGCCCCGCGGCCCTTCAACTTGAGGTCTGGGAGGACTCGCAGAGCTCTTGATATCCCACTGGTCAAGAACTG GTATCGTGAGCACTGCCCAGCAGGCCAGCCAGTGAAAGTGCGAGTTTCCTATCAGAAACTACTGAAATACTATGTTCTGAATGCGCTCAAGCACAGACCTCCCAAGGCCCAGAAGAAGAG GTACCTATTCCGCTCCTTCAAGGCTACAAAGTTTTTCCAGTCGACAAAGCTGGACTGGGTGGAAGTAGGCCTGCAGGTGTGTCGCCAGGGCTACAATATGCTGAACCTGCTGATTCACAGAAAGAACCTGAACTACCTTCACTTGGATTACAACTTCAACTTGAAGCCCGTGAAGACCCTCACCACTAAG gaaaggaaaaaatctcgTTTTGGTAATGCTTTCCATCTGTGTCGAGAGGTTCTGCGGCTGACTAAGTTGGTGGTAGACAGCCATGTCCAATACAGACTTGGAAATGTGGATGCATTTCAG TTGGCAGATGGCTTGCAGTACATCTTTGCCCATGTGGGTCAGCTGACAGGAATGTACCGATACAAGTACAAACTGATGAGGCAGATTCGTATGTGCAAGGACCTGAAACATCTTATCTACTACAGGTTTAATACA GGGCCTGTGGGCAAAGGTCCTGGCTGTGGCTTCTGGGCTCCAGGCTGGAGAGTGTGGCTGTTCTTCATGAGGGGCATCACGCCGCTGCTGGAACGCTGGCTGGGGAATCTGCTGGCCAGGCAGTTTGAAG gCCGTCACTCAAAGGGTGTAGCAAAGACTGTCACAAAGCAGCGTGTGGAGTCTCACTTCGACCTGGAGCTGAGGGCAGCCGTTATGCATGACATTCTGGACATGATGCCAGAGGGAATCAAACAGAATAAAGCCAGAACCATCCTGCAGCATCTGAGCGAGGCTTGGCGGTGCTGGAAGGCCAATATCCCCTGGAAG GTGCCAGGACTGCCAACTCCTATTGAGAACATGATCTTGAGGTATGTGAAGGCAAAAGCTGACTGGTGGACAAATACAGCTCACTACAACAGGGAGCGAATCCGTCGGGGTGCCACTGTAGACAAAACCGTCTGTAAGAAGAATCTGGGCCGGCTAACCAGACTCTACTTAAAAGCTGAGCAGGAGCGGCAGCATAATTACTTGAAG GATGGGCCTTACATCACTGCGGAGGAGGCTGTTGCTGTGTACACAACCACAGTgcactggctggaaagcaggagGTTCTCACCCATTCCCTTCCCCCCGCTGTCCTACAAGCATGATACCAAGTTGCTCATATTAGCTCTGGAGAGGCTGAAGGAAGCTTACAG TGTGAAATCCCGTCTGAATCAGTCGCAGAGAGAGGAGTTGGGCTTGATTGAACAGGCTTATGATAATCCTCATGAAGCTCTGTCCAGAATCAAACGACACCTTTTAACTCAGAGAGCCTTCAAGGAG gtGGGTATTGAGTTCATGGATCTCTACAGCCACTTAGTTCCTGTTTATGATGTTGAGCCCTTGGAGAAAATCACAGATGCTTATCTGGATCAGTACTTGTGGTATGAGGCTGATAAGCGAAGACTCTTCCCTCCATGGATCAAACCTGCTGACACTGAACCTCCTCCGCTGCTGGTGTACAAGTGGTGCCAAG GCATTAATAATCTGCAAGATGTTTGGGAAACAAGTGAAGGTGAATGCAATGTCATGCTGGAATCTCGATTTGAGAAGATGTATGAGAAGATTGACCTGACATTGCTCAACAGGCTGTTGCGTCTTATTGTTGATCACAACATTGCTGACTACATGACAGCCAAGAACAACGTAGTGATCAACTACAAG GACATGAATCACACAAACTCCTATGGGATTATTCGTGGGCTGCAGTTTGCTTCCTTCATTGTCCAGTATTACGGGCTTGTGATGGACCTGCTGGTGCTGGGTCTGCACCGTGCCAGTGAAATGGCTGGGCCTCCCCAGATGCCAAATGACTTCCTCAGCTTCCAAGACATTGCCACTGAGGTGGCCCATCCCATTCGCCTCTTCTGCAGATACATTGACCGTATTCACATCTTCTTCAG GTTTACAGCAGATGAGGCAAGAGACTTGATTCAGCGGTACCTGACAGAGCATCCAGATCCCAACAACGAGAACATTGTAGGCTACAACAACAAGAAGTGTTGGCCCCGGGATGCTCGGATGCGCCTCATGAAACATGATGTGAACCT TGGTCGTGCTGTGTTCTGGGATATCAAGAACCGTTTGCCTCGATCAGTCACCACAGTGCAGTGGGAGAATAGCTTCGTATCCGTTTACAGCAAGGATAACCCCAATTTGCTGTTTAACATGTGCGGGTTTGAGTGCCGCATCTTGCCCAAGTGCCGCACCAGCTATGAGGAGTTCACCCACAAGGATGGTGTCTGGAACTTGCAGAATGAG GTCACCAAGGAGCGCACAGCTCAGTGCTTCCTGCGTGTGGATGATGAGTCTATGCAGAGATTCCACAACAGAGTGAGGCAGATCCTCATGGCATCTGGCTCCACAACTTTCACTAAG ATTGTCAACAAGTGGAATACAGCTCTGATTGGCTTGATGACATATTTCCGGGAAGCTGTTGTAAATACTCAGGAGCTGCTTGATTTGCTGGTGAAATGTGAGAATAAAATCCAGACTCGAATCAAAATTGGTCTGAATTCCAAAATGCCAAGCCGTTTTCCGCCGGTGGTGTTTTACACCCCTAAAGAGCTGGGTGGGCTGGGCATGCTCTCCATGGGCCACGTTCTCATCCCGCAGTCTGACCTGAG GTGGTCCAAGCAGACAGATGTTGGCATCACTCACTTCCGCTCAGGAATGAGTCACGAGGAGGACCAGCTTATCCCAAATTTGTATCGTTACATCCAGCCATGGGAAAGTGAATTCATTGACTCTCAGAGGGTATGGGCAGAGTATGCCCTTAAGCGACAAGAGGCCATAGCCCAGAACAG gcgTCTGACACTAGAGGATCTGGAGGACTCATGGGACAGGGGAATTCCTCGTATTAACACCCTTTTCCAGAAGGACCGGCATACCCTAGCTTATGATAAAGGATGGAGAGTTAGGACTGACTTCAAACAGTATCAG GTCCTGAAACAGAACCCGTTCTGGTGGACACATCAGCGCCACGATGGCAAACTCTGGAACCTGAACAACTACCGCACAGATATGATCCAGGCACTTGGTGGAGTGGAAGGAATCCTGGAGCACACTCTCTTCAAGGGTACTTACTTCCCCACATGGGAGGGTCTCTTCTG GGAGAAGGCCAGTGGCTTTGAGGAGTCCATGAAGTGGAAGAAGCTGACAAATGCCCAGAGATCGGGTTTGAACCAAATTCCAAACAGAAGATTCACCCTGTGGTGGTCTCCTACCATCAACAGAGCCAAT gtATATGTTGGGTTTCAGGTGCAGCTGGATTTGACAGGCATCTTTATGCATGGCAAGATCCCCACGCTGAAGATTTCTCTCATTCAGATTTTCCGAGCTCACTTGTGGCAAAAGATCCATGAGAGCATTGTAATGGATTTGTGTCAG GTGTTTGATCAAGAGCTGGATGCTCTGGAGATTGAGACAGTGCAGAAGGAGACCATCCATCCCAGGAAGTCATACAAGATGAATTCCTCATGTGCAGATATCCTTCTCTTTGCTTCTTATAAGTGGAATGTGTCACGTCCATCACTGCTTGCAGATTCCAA AGATGTGATGGACAGCACCACCACACAGAAGTACTGGATAGATATCCAGCTGCGCTGGGGAGATTACGATTCCCATGATATCGAGCGCTATGCAAGAGCCAAGTTCCTGGACTACACTACAGACAACATGAGTATATATCCGTCTCCTACTGGTGTGCTCATTGCCATTGATCTGGCCTATAACTTGCACAG TGCTTATGGGAACTGGTTCCCTGGGAGCAAACCTCTGATCCAGCAGGCTATGGCCAAAATTATGAAAGCAAATCCTGCACTGTATGTGTTGAGGGAACGAATCCGCAAGGGGTTGCAGCTGTACTCATCTGAGCCCACAGAACCATACCTTTCCTCCCAGAACTATGGAGAACTCTTCTCCAACCAGATCATCTGGTTTGTGGATGACACGAATGTGTACAGAGTGACCATTCACAAG acTTTTGAAGGGAATTTGACCACAAAACCCATCAATGGAGCCATTTTCATCTTCAATCCCAGAACTGGACAGCTATTCCTGAAGATCATCCATACGTCTGTGTGGGCGGGACAGAAGCGTCTAGGACAG CTGGCCAAGTGGAAGACTGCTGAAGAAGTGGCTGCCTTGATTCGATCACTTCCTGTGGAGGAGCAGCCTAAGCAGATCATAGTGACTCGGAAGGGCATGTTGGACCCACTTGAG GTGCACTTGCTGGATTTCCCCAATATTGTGATCAAAGgctcagagctgcagctgcccttCCAGGCCTGTCTGAAAGTGGAAAAGTTTGGTGATCTCATCCTGAAGGCTACTGAACCCCAGATGGTTCTCTTTAATCTCTATGATGACTGGCTGAAAACCATCTCTTCCTACACG gcATTCTCTCGTCTGATTCTGATTCTCCGGGCACTACATGTGAATAACGATCGAGCCAAAGTTATTCTGAAACCAGACAAGACAACCATAACAGAGCCTCACCACATCTGGCCAACCCTGACAGATGAGGAGTGGATCAAGGTGGAGGTGCAGCTGAAGGATCTCATCCTTGCTGACTATGGCAAGAAGAACAA tgtgAACGTTGCATCCCTGACACAGTCAGAGATCCGAGACATTATCCTGGGCATGGAGATCTCTGCCCCCTCTCAGCAGAGACAGCAGATTGCAGAAATTGAGAAGCAAACCAAGGAGCAGTCACAACTGACAGCCACGCAGACCCGCACGGTTAACAAACACGGGGATGAAATCATCACCTCTACGACCAGCAACTACGAAACCCAGACCTTCTCCTCCAAGACTGAGTGgcgagtcag AGCGATTTCTGCTGCCAACCTCCACCTGCGAACGAACCACATTTATGTTTCATCAGACGATATAAAGGAAACGGGCTATACGTACATTCTTCCCAAGAACGTGTTGAAGAAGTTCATCTGCATATCAGATCTGCGGGCCCAG ATTGCGGGTTACCTGTATGGAGTGAGCCCTCCCGATAACCCCCAAGTGAAGGAGATCCGGTGCATTGTGATGGTGCCCCAGTGGGGAACTCACCAGACTGTGCATCTCCCAGGGCAGCTGCCGCAGCATGAATATCTCAAG GAAATGGAACCTCTGGGGTGGATTCACACCCAACCAAATGAGTCCCCTCAGCTCTCACCGCAGGATGTCACCACCCATGCTAAGGTCATGGCTGACAACCCCtcctgggatggggagaagacTATCATCATCACCTGCAG tTTTACACCAGGCTCCTGCACGCTGACAGCCTACAAACTGACCCCCAGCGGCTACGAGTGGGGCAGGCAGAACACGGACAAAGGGAACAACCCCAAGGGCTACCTGCCATCCCATTACGAGAGGGTGCAGATGCTGCTGTCGGATCGCTTCCTCGGCTTCTTCATGGTCCCAGCGCAAGGGTCCTGGAACTACAACTTCATGG GTGTTCGCCACGACCCCAACATGAAGTACGAGCTGCAGCTCGCCAACCCCAAGGAGTTTTACCACGAGGTCCATCGCCCTTCTCACTTCCTCAACTTCGCCCTGCTCCAGGAGGGAGAGGTTTACTCCGCCGACCGGGAGGACCTCTACGCCTAg